cttttgttcatagtgaaatccagccggtgggctgtcagtgtggaagagtggacgtaggcttggaataagccgaaccactataaatcttgtgttcaattttctcttccctaacctttactttactttgatcgtattttcatttctatcgtttgcctagaattgcttccgtatctcgagaaattgtttgtgcacctattcacccccctctaagtgattatactagctatctcagttTTTTCCTAGTAGAGATCAGAACTATCACATAGGTGATGGGATTCAAAATTCCACTGCCAAGTTTCTGTCAAATCATTTCATTCGAATGAGATAATATTTACGTGCCCGGATTTCCCTGACTATCACGGGCTTCTCATCGTAAGAATGACGAGAGATGATTACTTCATAAGAAACATTAGTAGGGAGTGCCATTTGATCATACATACGAACCATGTAGAGAAGTCCGGGGGAAGCGATATCAACGAGATGAATGAGTTGCCTCGGCAAGTTTGCAAGCTGAGATCATAAGAAGCACCGCAACGAGGAGGCTGCAGAGCAGAAAAACCCTAGTGGAAGCCATTTCTCAGTTAAATTGAAGCAAAGACTGAGTTTGCTCCTGATGAAGAATGATTTGCACAAAGTCGCACCTTCGTTATAGACTCCAAAGAGCTCGTGGTGGGACAGGGTATAAACATGTGCGTGCTAGCagtggaaaatatttattagatCCAGGAAAATATTGGATTTCACTTCTACGTAACCACGCCGtttcaattatatatatgtgaAGACTTGAGTACACTTTAAAACTTGTAAAATAATATAGTATTCCTAAAGATCAACAATTGGGCATACACAGTAAGACCTCATCTTCCTAACTTTGAATTCTTCTTATGGATGAGTTATAAATATGGACATCACCCAcatttatttaaagttaagtttTCATGTGAGAGATGTCCAATTGGTTAAACAAgaattaatttctcaaataagagatcttacatataataaaaattattattgttatatagGGGTTAAACATCACGTTCTGTGTACAAAAATATCATAACAATCCATCCTTTTGGAACGTATCAATCATACGTGTTCTTTCTAATCAGGAGGAATTAATGCATATTCTTCAATTATTCTTCATATTAAATTATGGCAAATCAAAACAACAGAAGAGATATAAGTattccaaagtcaaatattgTAGATGTAAGTCCAGCAAGAAACTTTCAGCGACAGGGTTTTTGACGATCACGATCAATAAAATGGCCTCCAAGATTAGATAGTGACGTGCCGTCGTAAAAAAAGTTGACGCTTGGTCCATATATAACCTTATCTTAGCTTCGAGATTTAGATCAACATGAAGTTCATATAAGTCAGCCTCGGTGGGGAACTTGAGAGGCATGTGGCAAATCGGTTTAGATTTAGGTCATCTATCGCTTTCCTCTGCACCTCATCCATGTAAACACACATACAAATATGCATACGTGAAGGGCTCTAGATGTTCTTCATGAATACAGACGTATGATAACCTAAATACTAATTATATGATATCCCTCcgaaataatttacaatatacGCGATAGTGCAATGAATTTGGTCATACATTATAGTTGATTCTTCAACATGTGCTATCAAATAACAGCCGTAACAAAAACAATTACCTgaatatattatattcacatatatatcTTGTATCATTTGCTTATAActtgatattttttaaatgattgcaTACTCAATCGATAAGTTCAAGGTACACGATGTCCGTAAGGAATTCTCTTATCTTACGCAACAGTTCATTGTTTTAAGATGGTCTCATCGCTTTTACGTTTTTGTCACTTCATCCGCAGTGATTGGAGCAATTCTTTTTATGCTTTGATTGGTATCACACGAAACATATACATACAACTATACAAGTAAAAGCACCTTGGAGTCTGTGGATAAAGTTATACGACTTGACTCAGTCCAAATTAAGTTCCTTTATTATTAGAGGATAAGGTAAAGACCTTGCAAAATGGCAATCTAAAATTAATTACGTTGAAAGCAACACGCAGATATCAACAATTTGAAGATTTTACATTCAAAAGCGAGTgttttttgtcccaaaaaatatTGGCTTAATATCAACATTAGCTGTACAATCCTTGCCTTGCTATTTCTCACATCCTACTTTTACTttctcagaaaaaaagaaaagaaagaaagagtacGCAATGAGAGATAATGACAAAAGGATATAGGTTGAGTAGAAATGCATTTCCGCACCGGGTTTCATTTCGATTAGAGACACACGTGATAGACTGAGTAGACAAGAAGATTTTTGCACCGTAATGTCCTTTTCGGGTTCTATATTGTTGCAAAGCCCACTACATGGGACATTtacttttgaattaaaaatttgcgACAGGCAATCTGCAAAGAGCCATATTTTCTTGCATCGTTGATCGAAGGAAAGTTTCTTCATTCATACCTTTGACTAGTGTATCGCACCTTACAAGTCAtgatattataaatattatcaccacataaaaaaaaaaaaataaacgagaGCACCATTCAGAAGTTCAGTTGAAGGAATTTCCCTGAAACCAGGGTTGGGGAAAAACATGGGCTATTTGCAAATCCGGATGAATGATGCTTGATGCAACGGTGACGTGAAATACTTTCACACGTTCCGGTTGTTGATTTTCCAGTTGgttattcataaaataatggAAACCTGAGTAGACGTTCCTCCGCAGTCACCATGTCCAAAGTTGAAACAGGTGCATAATCATTCTAAGAGCACAATACGTACCcgctagtatttattgaattaaaacATAACCATGCGTGCGTGCATAACTTGCACTTACTTTGGGAGTCCTCATCTCTAATATACGTTCTCATACCCTGAGCTGAATCCGACGTCTCCAATAAGAAAAAGATGGGAAACTCGAGAAATAGCACTTGCTATACAGAGCTAAGGGATAGAATTTGTCGCCAATTAAAGTGGGTTTTATTCATTCACATGCAAACACCAGTGGACATTTGAGACGACTCGTACTTGAAATCACCAAAAGAACAATCTGAAACGCAACAAAGCTGCTCATGACAGTGGAGAAACCATTTTATCCAACCATTATTGCAGAAGCTTTTAAGCTTCTACGAGTTACATGGCATACATTCTCCTACATTCCCAGCAGGATGATGGACCCAACTGAGTCCATTATCTAGTTCTTGACATCTTCGGTTTCTTCCGAAGGGTGACCACCATGATGACCACCGTGGCCGTGACCGCCGTGGCCGTGACCCCCGTGACCGTGACCGCCGTGGCCCTTTTCATAGCCACCTTCATACCCCTTTCCACCGTGGCCGTGTTCACCATATCCTTGGCCGTAGTTAGCCTCTTTCACGCTCTCCTCTGAAATATAAAGGCAGAGTATGTGATCATATCTGAGTCCACTAACAGATAACATGTAATCTAACTTACTGTGTATGAATACGTAGAGTAGTAAGTTAAGATCAACTTTTGAAACTGCtactgttttgttgacctctttaTGATGTACGTCACATCTTAATATTCTACAACATACCTTtctcaaaattcataaattaattaatctacCGTGAACAACGGAAGCTAACAAGACATTGACGGAACTCTCGTAATCAAGTTTGCAATTCGTTTCGTCTATCGCCTCGATAAAAACATTTCTAcaaataattttccatgattatTTGTCTGTCTGCCTTTAACAAACACGAGTGCTTCCACGACGGACAATCACACGGAAACATATATACACGTCAAAAGTGAGAATGCGTTTCCCATCAAACTGAAGAGAACTAGGTAAGTAAATTGAGGGAAGACTCCATTGTCGAGAGCACTCACGTGACTGAGTCTCCTCAGCAAGGTCACGAGCCGAGACCTGCGCGGCCATGAGAACGAGAACGGCCAGAAGCAGGCCGCACAGGAGGAAAACTCTGGAGGAAGCCATTTTCATCGCTCAAGGCTAGCGGATCACCAAGAGAAATTTGAAGGAAGACTACCCAAGTGAGTGCGTGGCTCAACTCCGAACTGGGGcgccctatttatagggtggGAAGTGGGAGTACAGACGAGGGGGTATGAGCTGTAGCGGGACCCACATGATTTGTACGGTTGTGATTTGCTTAAATCCGGAGGAGATGCGGCCAAAAGGCTTCCCGTGCAAGAGTCAAAGATTAGATTGAGTGGTGGGAGCCGCTCGTGATATTGTTTAAGTGCCGTGGCGAGTGGAAGTTGACGAGTTCTTCGAGATCAGTAGTGTCTGGGTGACTGGGTCTCTTGCTACGAGGCATTAGTCATAATCTAGGGGGGCAAAATTCAAAGATGCGGCACATGGAGTCATTATATACTTTGTGCCCTCTCTATTGCACCCCAACTGCTCACACTTGACTAATTACGAAAGCTTCTTTTCCTGCCAAAATATAATGGAGAGCTTGTGAAAGGGTcgaaaagaagatgaacaaaaagttGATAGAGTCACGAACTAATTGAACACGCAACATTACTAAATATCGTAGCGATAAGATGTTACCCCTTTTCACTTGAATTATTATCGTGGTAGtggattaaaatattatattcaaGGCCGATTCGTCTGTGTATCTTTGTGCATGCTGTATCTCACATTAATTGCGCTTTGAGCGGTTAGGTATGGAAGGCATAAAGAGAACCAAATGCCTACGTCCTTCCTCACGTCACCCGTTGTCCTACAAGGGACGGGCTCTGCACCAACACGTTGGATCCTCAATCTACCTCAACCACAAGTACCGGTTGCAGACGTTCGTCTTATTTTTCCATGCACTGCacgattctctctctcactagaTATTAAATTGCCGACACAAAAGTTTGAATAATTGAATAGAGATTTTTGAGAGAGCTGGACCTATGTTGAATCCACAAGACAAAAGAATATGAGTGcctgttcatttttttaaagtgaaTGATTGTTTTTGTCCATCATGTTATAATGATATGAAATCTATATTATTGGCATTTCATTTGTGAATAATGATATCATGGTCTCATGATTTTGCCACCATCCATATGTTACCATTGATGGATGTCCCTAAATAGATGTAGCTTACATATCTGATGTGGTTCGGTCTCTAAGTGGGACTTTGCATCTCAAGAAAAGACTTTACCTCCAAAATTTCCACCTAATGAAAATATTGTTTGGTAATCAATGTAAAATATACTTTTAAAAGCAACTTTGGACTGACAAGCCCTATCTTCTCTCCCAAACCCCCTTAAATTCATTACAACCGTTGCCACCACTCACCGACGGCCACACCACCATCCAGACTAGACCGAGACCTCCCCTCGTCcgccgagaaaatattggatagTCTCGGAGCGCCAAGTCACCGTGCACCCTGACCAATGAGAAAGTGACGCGTTGCTCCACGTGAGCACGAGCGGCCCCACTGATTTTTCTGcacaaaatatattattttctcttttctatttaaaaatttactgTCATCGATAGACTTGTtgcatctttttttctctctttatcttttttggaGTAGGCCTGCACGCATTAATggcgctttctctctcctccagcttcccttccctcctttctttccttctcaattcaaaattttcggTGAGAATTCACTCTCTACGTTGCGTTGCTTCTCCGGCTTGTTCCGGGGTTGGGTCATCTCTGCTCTCTGGCCCAAAGCACGTTGCTCCTCCGCCTTGCTCCGACGCTCACTCATCTTCGCTCTCTGCCCCAAAGCTTGTTGCTTCTTCGGCCTACGTCGTTGTGTTCCTTCTCCGCCTTGCTCCAGTGTGGTTTCCGAGCGCAAGACGGTGAAGAATGTTCTTGCTGTAAGTCGCAGACTCCAAGCGACAAGAAGTTGCAGCTCTCTCCGATTTGGCTTCGGATTTGCTACGTTCGTGGCTCGTAACAGTGAGTTGATTTGGCGAATGCTTGCTGTGACCGGCTGCACAAGCTGCtggtgaagaagatggaggggTGGACCGGCATGTGTAGCGAcaaaggtggagagagagagtggaggaaGGTGATGGAGGCGTCGTGCGGAAAGATGGATGAGGAGGTTGGAGGGAATGGGGTGGACGCGTCAATGAGGATGGCAAGGTtgacggcggtggtggcggtggtggggaAGGAGGTGGCGATTTGAAACTTCCAATACGATTCAATCGTTTTCAGGCGATCGAATTTCTATCATTTCATTT
The window above is part of the Eucalyptus grandis isolate ANBG69807.140 chromosome 6, ASM1654582v1, whole genome shotgun sequence genome. Proteins encoded here:
- the LOC104448173 gene encoding cold and drought-regulated protein CORA — its product is MKMASSRVFLLCGLLLAVLVLMAAQVSARDLAEETQSQESVKEANYGQGYGEHGHGGKGYEGGYEKGHGGHGHGGHGHGGHGHGGHHGGHPSEETEDVKN